A window from Drosophila subobscura isolate 14011-0131.10 chromosome O, UCBerk_Dsub_1.0, whole genome shotgun sequence encodes these proteins:
- the LOC117896780 gene encoding uncharacterized protein LOC117896780 isoform X10: MFGCIYQLWDWLEAPPLFTAGTMDAKKLQQLQEAALLAQQQKKLPLAYQTNLVDYRTATHSPAALYHQALYQQSPTATSSSGGGPLSPIELQPQSKHHNLLKHAGHGGGTSSSSHSSPYHQSYTSSGGTGEQIYQSPTERTYLAAAGRLQASNAMAGHNPISALQAQYQQLHQAKMHAQLATQNEAAHQQQRTFAMRQAINPPTGHYHMSQSPSMVSNMTTITQQQQQQQQQQQQQQLLQQQQRAPPSTLNLPNQYQTTQGPLKLQQQQQQQQQQPPMPKHYQEQLYAHQQQQLQQQQQQQQQQLQLQQQQHRHKADLQTPGSEHGTVYIQQNHPGHVVNQACQTQISTVKPKATPSSEESSSASTKSPTHAPLDRKKSAGSIQALKSPITKRPPTTPVTLSGWLHKQGSDGLKVWRKRWFVLAEYCMYYYKGPEEEKLLGSVLLPSYRVSACLPEDKIYRKFAFKCEHQNMRTYWLAAESADAMMQWVRALAAASLMQAPSSGESEPSVSSSLNHSGENSDSGIHTLQSQPSKGQPTPSSDNAGSTGGGGGSGQPLYANAPPKPRRTNDGGYSSPSPEHNEQPQQQQSQSQSSRRLMSPTQQLYQQQQQQRSQQQQSQPQQHHAIYDTRTGNVSSALQLQQAQQQYNLDHLEAQFQQQQLDMEEQIVRLQQQRAAEEIYGEREMYMAKLIQQRSASGGGYPTQQQLLQAERRTPDAYGRSKQQRLFAAAAAAADYEDIYNMSQLGGVVAGAVPMSAQEALLQEAASYRRPLSPPSYDGSKHLPAMPQRYTPNHLEAHADQLINTMDLRARSAAAIVRPHSADFLEYEARAEAAAAAAAAAVAQSKHESGRAPRPKSSLDINRTPDSFYYSEASYAEKMRKSALYLQSGGGGGAGAAQPQQAGSYRTAGGDFGSGVNTIGYENPYERAYKRQELLAEAQAQGGVASSMPRMSRSASQGAGCGSVARSASAQQQHQHQLQQQHSEDLPPLNVHPGSIFPPSMSTQEIICKNEQFLRSASARLPKRSGGMDDDYSAGNSTTTSPTSGAVPSPQHAQDGERKREESMKRLLEWKQRMLQSPLTRKGVQQGGSNMSAMSKLGSNPNILLSSTAVASGARYAPQSGKPTIHVSAATPVVAGIQRSRSETQANVGPGGVYASYSSDDEDGTVDDTGYHGGAAGRSTTETETTTINEKTTTTTTTGNTTTTASNKVALETIERLGSSNNLSRLTPTPTPTAGNTTTTTTATVTPTTTTSTTRPTINAKFQLKPILKVHEASSRPIIQVQPKRPEERPKLKLQLPAADVDGDGNGGEQPVPILPKKTAPKSPQNANYVPVYNNKLVSSGNYENMEFGKPKQQSSGQQEAEAKAQAQAQSSMAINDPEETPMLMQLKLFKEQQQEAATQKQEQHREQEQELQQDENDLTPTAESRPPLGQANDDDDAAAARLSDSIQSDEDAAEVPEDDAEDESTACEEYTDDDIDEALAQDEEEEQSYPDLPTDKELQQLYVNEPITPTDQQFDESHYLPMTPKKVELGQPGTLSLVATHDSYMAEEENHYVEMTKGMQDEDGRNNYEIMCIASSSSSKIIKAEPVYMELAGVKAAAAAAAEEAHCSSGRSTLKKGKKCGSETLKKKSKKRQGKDMPDILKPAKSALALGSDSSDADDESSRQQLEAKKLRSRSRFSLSDTFRPASYYLGASTPLNNYAESSDSEILPPPPIPDSPPPMEELKTEEIFSSEHYDTVKRRDSKVNLSYEQLPKLHASNTSLNLSKVDPSTTLKCSRLSLPDHFAKARAQHLATKGTATPTVLLKQHHARTLSDSNYSCQTDNSSSRTSSDLELYRKRGQQARCPSNNSLPLRYVGDSSENESSVEFRQRSDSELDRQRSRRPLSQESISEIESLSEQFEETLSSHELDTYLSHLQGRDLLPYQHTSHATPTSHSHSHSHSHSHATPTSQLLNDANAAAGADILTNLIKPPKTFRNADDGDGEQHFYGNIHFLSSTDSIQQLGEGGAAVAATQAAYMTPLHSRNNSNISTQSAPYYYSELPATLPLNNQREIHAHGQNIAHIHNPIDRHQFNVDALVDKDQAIDSKNLYCVKANNEKLSYSSNKNLKAGQAQLKLNNRQLLESEEQPESGSPSGSQSHQLNPEHSFITTTTKNTNLARKTIGGSLLDDGVNIPGVGAAAGSARTPCNNGNQLSVLGGELLWEEDTLWRESLRRVSQRHARSLDDLDRIAPTGPMCSTPKSKLSREVTYVNDSQKPQQRQQQQQQQQHSASDEHDVYVQLTQATQEHNDSDVYEVLREDTASNLSHKSNELDRETIRQWDAMSSGLMKTSHNVESAAAATPKASLPLTSSVRSIIQQLNGSGSATDDANANPIETSISVRNVNNLPVGNLTVKPEPSDGQQESAFAPYYGETKYAKATVLTDRGLYAGAGPSSSTPQQHPQQQQFRMRRAGSRAEIDMLERETSSQIRNRLRGAEGLTRAESIQRLDYLKQHLLDLERQYEKSKPLVNLVDNMVKLGSLYRNDANGRAQPATLDRLEFNQRMQERQMLQEEQKQWERLSPNQAELQAKVRELYQLDQLLQEESGILQSLQRDKEDLERALGGLRARIHDSNATPMALEAAKKQQHILERELSRVHQLLAENSKKLEQTVAGNARLEQELLLLRQKVQATRASSSNGLANGLDAHVNGGDQTAVVLQSELERVQSLVGDMQRQRHELSSAVRQLTENSTRLYQEIGNKEMTAVNGSSSSGGGGSTNGSLKKRSNSTSWTETDLDANMQWNGSRQNLNDSTLNLSTPLYVDTNSAAKLSDYNRYNGSSSDALEMSGVDSDGFLDSNPFANLSNLEKQEIKTVRIVKRESERRHRDRSERGLSSSIQNLDQVLEEEQYAQQQQQLAQQQLYGHGLEEQLTNGHHSRSKSLPRNYSEPPKPRNSRHMNGGATGKQNGHHYNGSYDYDRNSNYEHQPPPPPAPSAVPVPQSNGHHHHQHREQHQRDQREHLNPLANAYFAKQLQQQANPSRDSARVALRTKTDSLQSLNKSLTDISPEPVFQSVAARQIINEMSAGSASEDTEKIVEKVPPPHKHRRAVPREKRRHYTAPNNVNQKAMEKVQAENDMNRNNTNWRARDDLDMEVALRPRMNAPDVVRSALGQGEKISENTIDNLLLAPNKIVIPERYIPETTPELSPEEKKRRQEKVESIKKMLSEAPLSSNENESLPPSKITAEKKQREHLLQLNQILAQQVMQVSKIVAGNPTSHN, translated from the exons ATGTTTGGCTGCATTTATCAGCTGTGGGATTG GTTGGAGGCGCCACCGCTGTTCACGGCTGGCACCATGGACGCCAAgaagttgcagcagctgcaggaggcagccctgctggcgcagcagcagaaaaagctGCCGCTGGCGTATCAAACGAATCTCGTGGACTACCGCACGGCCACACACTCGCCGGCGGCACTGTACCACCAGGCGCTGTATCAGCAATCTCCCACGGccaccagctccagcggcgGTGGGCCGCTCTCACCGATTGagctgcagccgcagtcgAAGCACCACAATCTGCTGAAGCACGCCGGCCACGGCGGCGGCACTTCGAGCAGCTCCCACAGCTCGCCCTATCATCAGTCATACACGAGCAGCGGCGGCACGGGGGAGCAGATCTACCAGTCGCCCACGGAGCGCACCTACCTGGCGGCAGCGGGTCGACTGCAGGCCAGCAATGCGATGGCCGGCCACAATCCCATATCAGCGCTGCAGGCGCAAtaccagcagctgcaccaggCCAAGATGCACGCCCAGTTGGCCACCCAAAATGAGGCggcgcatcagcagcagcgaacaTTTGCCATGCGGCAGGCAATTAATCCGCCAACGGGCCACTATCACATGAGTCAGTCACCCAGCATGGTGTCCAACATGACAACAAttacacaacagcagcaacagcaacagcagcagcagcaacagcaacaattgttgcaacagcagcagcgagcgccACCCTCCACGCTGAATCTGCCGAATCAATATCAGACGACGCAGGGACCGTtgaagttgcagcagcagcagcaacagcagcagcagcagccgcccatGCCGAAGCACTACCAGGAGCAGCTCTAtgcacatcagcagcagcaattgcaacagcaacagcagcagcagcagcagcagctccaactgcagcaacagcaacatcgcCATAAAGCGGATCTGCAAACCCCAGGCAGCGAGCATGGCACCGTCTACATCCAACAGAATCATCCAGGACATGTCGTGAATCAAGCGTGCCAGACGCAAATCTCCACAGTGAAGCCCAAGGCAACGCCCAGCTCCGAGGAGTCCTCGTCCGCATCCACCAAGAGTCCCACCCATGCGCCACTCGATCGCAAGAAGAGCGCCGGCTCCATTCAGGCACTCAAGTCGCCCATTACCAAGCGGCCACCCACCACGCCCGTCAcgctgtctggctggctgcacaAGCAGGGCTCCGATGGCCTGAAGGTGTGGCGCAAGCGTTGGTTTGTCCTCGCCGAGTACTGCATGTACTACTACAAGGGCCccgaggaggagaagctgctgggctcggtgctgctgccgtcgtATCGggtgtctgcctgcctgccggaGGACAAGATCTACCGCAAGTTTGCCTTCAAGTGCGAGCACCAGAATATGCGCACCTACTGGCTGGCGGCGGAGAGTGCCGATGCCATGATGCAGTGGGTGAGGGCTCTGGCGGCGGCCAGTCTGATGCAGGCGCCCAGCAGCGGGGAGTCCGAGCCGAGTGTGAGCTCCTCGCTGAATCACAGTGGCGAGAACTCGGACTCGGGCATACACACGCTGCAGTCGCAGCCCAGCAAGGGACAGCCAACGCCATCGTCGGACAATGCAGGCAGCacgggaggaggaggtggcagcGGTCAGCCGCTGTATGCCAATGCGCCGCCCAAGCCGCGACGCACCAATGATGGAGGGTACTCCTCCCCGTCGCCAGAGCACAAcgaacagccgcagcagcaacagtcgcagtcgcaatcTAGTCGCCGCTTGATGTCGCCCACGCAGCAGCtttaccagcagcagcagcagcaaagatctcagcagcagcagtctcagccgcagcagcatcatgcCATCTATGACACGCGAACGGGCAACGTTTCATCcgccctgcagctgcagcaggcacagcagcagtaCAATCTGGATCATCTGGAGGcgcagttccagcagcagcagctggacatgGAGGAGCAGATtgtgcggctgcagcagcagcgtgccgCCGAGGAGATCTACGGCGAGCGGGAGATGTACATGGCAAAGCTGATACAGCAGCGCTCCGCCAGCGGTGGTGGCTAtcccacccagcagcagctgctccaagcCGAGCGCCGCACTCCGGATGCTTACGGCAGatccaagcagcagcgactgtttgctgcggcagctgctgccgcggaCTATGAGGACATCTACAACATGTCGCAGCTGGGAGGAGTCGTGGCAGGAGCCGTGCCCATGTCCGCACAGGaggcgctgctgcaggaggcgGCCAGCTACCGGCGGCCACTCAGTCCGCCCAGCTACGATGGCAGCAAGCATTTGCCAGCCATGCCCCAGCGATACACGCCCAATCACTTGGAG GCCCATGCCGATCAGCTAATCAATACCATGGACTTGCGTGCCCGCTCCGCAGCGGCCATTGTACGTCCCCATTCCGCGGACTTTCTGGAGTACGAGGCGCGTGCCGaggccgctgcagctgcggccgcCGCAGCGGTGGCCCAGAGCAAACACGAGAGCGGACGTGCGCCGCGACCCAAGTCCAGCTTGGACATTAATCGCACACCGGACAGCTTCTACTACTCGGAGGCCAGCTATGCGGAGAAGATGCGCAAGAGCGCGCTCTATCTGCagagcggaggaggaggtggagctggagcggcacagccacagcaggcgGGCAGCTACCGCACCGCTGGCGGGGACTTTGGTTCCGGCGTGAACACCATCGGCTACGAGAATCCCTACGAGCGGGCATACAAGCGGCAGGAACTGCTGGCCGAGGCACAGGCCCAGGGGGGCGTTGCCAGCAGCATGCCACGCATGAGTCGCTCGGCCAGCCAGGGTGCGGGCTGTGGCTCCGTGGCACGTTCCGCCtctgcccagcagcagcaccagcaccagctgcagcagcaacattcggAGGATCTGCCGCCACTCAATGTGCATCCGGGCTCCATTTTCCCGCCCTCGATGTCCACCCAGGAGATCATCTGCAAGAACGAGCAATTCCTGCGCTCGGCCAGTGCCCGGCTGCCCAAGCGCAGCGGCGGCATGGACGATGACTACTCGGCGGGCAACTCGACCACCACATCGCCCACCTCCGGCGCCGTGCCCTCGCCGCAGCATGCCCAGGATGGGGAGCGCAAGCGGGAGGAGTCCATGAAGCGGCTGCTGGAGTGGAAGCAGCGCATGCTGCAGTCGCCGCTCACCCGCAAGGGCGTGCAGCAGGGCGGCAGCAACATGTCCGCCATGTCCAAGCTGGGCAGCAATCCAAACATCTTGCTCTCCTCCACGGCGGTGGCCAGTGGCGCACGTTATGCCCCGCAGTCGGGCAAGCCAACAATCCATGTGAGCGCGGCCACTCCAGTCGTTGCGGGCATTCAACGTTCCCGCTCGGAGACGCAGGCGAATGTGGGACCGGGCGGCGTATACGCCAGCTACTCGTCGGATGATGAAG ATGGGACTGTGGATGATACAGGGTATCATGGTGGCGCGGCAGGAAGGTctacaacagaaacagaaacaacaacaattaatgaaaaaacaacaacaacaacaacgacaggaaacacaacaacaacagcaagcaatAAAGTAGCATTAGAAACAATAGAAAGACTTGGCAGTAGCAACAATTTAAGCCGTttaacaccaacaccaacaccaacagcaggaaatacaacaacaacaacaacagcaacagttacaccaacaacaacaacatcaacaacaagaccaacaatcaatgcaaaattcCAACTAAAACCGATACTAAAAGTGCAcgaggccagcagcaggcccattATTCAGGTGCAGCCAAAACGGCCCGAGGAGAGGCCAAAActgaaattgcaattgccagcggcggatgtggatggggatgggaatggaGGGGAGCAGCCTGTGCCCATTTTGCCAAAGAAAACAGCACCCAAGTCGCCGCAGAATGCCAATTATGTGCCCGTATACAACAATAAGCTGGTCAGCAGCGGCAACTACGAAAACATGGAATTTGGCAAGCCAAAACAGCAGAGCTCAGGCCAGCAAGAGGCGGaggcaaaggcacaggcacaggcacagtccAGTATGGCGATTAATGATCCCGAGGAGACACCCATGTTGATGCAGCTAAAGCTGTttaaggagcagcagcaagaggcagccacacaaaagcaggagcagcacagggagcaggagcaggagctgcagcaggacgaGAACGATTTAACGCCAACGGCAGAAAGCAGGCCACCACTTGGACAGGcaaacgatgatgatgatgcagctgcagcacgaTTGAGCGACTCAATTCAGTCGGATGAGGATGCAGCAGAAGTGCCAGAGGATGATGCTGAGGATGAGAGCACCGCCTGTGAGGAGTACACAGATGATGATATTGACGAGGCCTTGGCgcaggacgaggaggaggagcagtccTACCCCGACCTACCCACTGataaggagctgcagcagctttaTGTCAATGAGCCCATTACGCCCACGGATCAGCAGTTCGACGAGAGCCACTACCTGCCCATGACGCCCAAGAAGGTGGAACTGGGCCAGCCGGGCACCCTCAGCCTGGTGGCCACGCACGACAGCTACatggcggaggaggagaatCACTATGTGGAAATGACCAAGGGCATGCAGGACGAGGATGGCAGAAACAACTACGAGATCATGTGCATTGCCAGCTCCAGTTCGAGCAAAATAATCAAAGCGGAGCCCGTGTACATGGAGCTGGCGGGGGTCAAGgctgcagcggccgcagctgcCGAGGAGGCGCACTGCTCCTCGGGTCGCTCCACGCTGAAGAAAGGCAAGAAATGTGGCTCGGAGACGCTGAAGAAAAAGTCGAAGAAGCGGCAGGGCAAGGACATGCCGGACATACTCAAGCCAGCCAAGAGTGCGCTGGCTTTGGGCAGCGACAGCTCGGATGCGGATGATGagagcagccggcagcagctggaggccaaGAAGCTGCGCTCCCGCTCACGTTTCAGCCTGTCGGATACGTTCAGACCGGCGTCCTACTACCTGGGCGCCTCCACGCCGCTGAACAACTACGCGGAGAGCTCGGACAGCGAGATACTGCCACCACCGCCCATACCAGACTCCCCGCCGCCCATGGAGGAGCTCAAGACGGAGGagatcttctcctcggagcaCTACGACACGGTGAAGCGGCGGGACAGCAAGGTGAATCTGTCCTACGAGCAGCTGCCCAAGCTGCATGCCAGCAACACGTCCCTCAATCTGTCCAAGGTGGATCCCAGCACCACGCTCAAGTGCAGTCGCCTCTCGCTGCCCGATCACTTTGCCAAGGCGCGGGCCCAGCACTTGGCCACCAAAggcactgccacgcccactgtgCTGCTGAAGCAACATCATGCACGGACGCTGAGCGACTCGAACTACAGCTGCCAGACGGACAACAGCTCGTCGCGCACCTCCTCGGACCTGGAGCTGTACCGCAAGCGCGGTCAGCAGGCACGCTGTCCCAGCAACAACTCCCTGCCGCTGCGGTACGTCGGGGACAGCAGCGAGAACGAGTCCTCCGTGGAGTTTAGGCAGAGGTCCGACTCGGAGCTGGATCGACAGCGCTCGCGGCGGCCACTCTCCCAGGAGTCCATCAGCGAGATTGAATCGCTGAGCGAACAGTTCGAGGAGACGCTCAGCAGCCACGAGCTGGACACGTACTTGAGTCACCTGCAGGGCAGGGATCTGCTGCCCTATCAGCACACGAgtcatgccacgcccactagccacagccacagccacagccacagccacagccatgccacgcccaccagCCAGCTGCTGAACGATGCAAATGCGGCGGCTGGTGCGGATATTCTAACGAATCTCATCAAGCCACCAAAGACATTCCGCAATGCGGACGATGGCGACGGGGAGCAGCACTTCTATGGCAACATTCACTTTCTCTCCTCCACGGACTCCATACAGCAGTTGGGCGAGGGTGgagcggcggtggcagcaacacaAGCGGCTTACATGACGCCCCTCCACAGtcggaacaacagcaacatctcCACGCAGTCCGCGCCTTACTACTACTCGGAGCTGCCGGCCACGTTGCCGCTGAACAATCAGCGGGAGATACACGCCCATGGCCAGAACATTGCGCACATACACAACCCCATCGATCGGCATCAGTTCAATGTGGATGCACTGGTGGACAAGGATCAGGCAATTGACAGCAAGAACCTCTATTGCGTGAAGGCGAACAACGAGAAGCtcagctacagcagcaacaagaacctGAAGGCGGGACAGgcgcagctgaagctgaacaACAGGCAGCTGCTTGAgtcggaggagcagccagagagcgGCAGTCCCAGTGGTAGTCAGAGCCATCAACTAAACCCTGAACATTCATTTATCACAACAACTACTAAAAACACAAATCTCGCGCGTAAAACGATTGGTGGTAGCCTCTTGGATGATGGCGTTAACATTCCTGgtgtgggagcagcagctggaagtgCGAGAACTCCCTGCAATAATGGCAATCAACTCTCAGTTTTAGGTGGCGAACTGCTCTGGGAGGAGGACACACTCTGGCGCGAGAGTCTGCGCCGCGTCTCGCAGCGTCATGCGCGCTCCTTGGATGATCTCGATAGGATCGCACCCACCGGTCCCATGTGCAGCACGCCCAAGTCCAAGCTGAGTCGCGAGGTGACTTATGTGAACGATAGCCAGAAgccacagcagaggcagcagcagcagcagcagcagcaacactccGCCAGCGATGAGCATGATGTCTACGTGCAGCTGACGCAGGCCACGCAGGAGCACAACGATTCGGATGTGTACGAGGTGCTGCGCGAGGACACAGCCTCGAATTTGTCACACAAATCGAATGAGCTGGATCGCGAAACCATACGACAGTGGGATGCCATGTCCAGCGGGCTAATGAAAACCAGCCACAATGTggagagtgcagcagcagccacacccaAGGCCAGTCTGCCGCTGACCAGCAGCGTGCGCTCCATCATACAGCAGCtgaatggcagtggcagcgccacagacgatgccaatgccaatcccATTGAGA CCTCGATTTCGGTGCGCAATGTGAACAATTTGCCCGTGGGCAATCTGACGGTGAAGCCGGAGCCCAGCGATGGCCAGCAGGAGTCCGCCTTTGCGCCGTACTATGGCGAAACGAAATACGCAAAGGCCACAGTGCTAACGGATCGAGGACTCTATGCTGGAGCGGGTCCATCCTCATCcacgccgcagcagcatccgcagcagcagcaattccgGATGCGACGTGCTGGCAGTCGAGCGGAAATCGATATGCTGGAGCGTGAGACGAGCAGCCAGATTAGG AATCGCCTGCGTGGCGCCGAAGGTTTGACGCGTGCCGAGAGCATCCAGCGGCTGGATTACTTGAAGCAGCATCTGCTGGACCTGGAGCGGCAGTACGAGAAGAGCAAGCCGCTGGTCAATCTGGTGGACAATATGGTCAAGCTGGGCTCGCTCTATCGCAACGATGCCAATGGGCGCGCCCAACCGGCGACGCTGGATCGCCTGGAGTTCAATCAGCGCATGCAGGAGCGACAGatgctgcaggaggagcagaagcaatGGGAGCGACTCAGTCCCAATCAAGCGGAGTTGCAG GCCAAAGTGCGCGAGCTTTACCAACTcgatcagctgctgcaggaggagtCGGGCATTTTGCAGAGCTTGCAGCGAGACAAGGAGGATCTGGAGCGTGCGCTGGGCGGTCTGCGGGCGCGCATACACGACAGCAATGCCACGCCCATGGCGCTGGAGGcggccaagaagcagcagcacatcctcgAGCGTGAGCTGTCGCGTGTCCatcagctgctggccgagaaCTCAAAG AAACTGGAGCAAACGGTGGCTGGCAATGCGCGCCtcgagcaggagctgctgctgctgcgccagaAGGTGCAGGCCAcgcgtgccagcagcagcaacgggcTGGCCAATGGCTTGGATGCCCATGTGAATGGCGGCGATCAGACCGCGGTGGTGCTGCAGTCCGAGCTGGAGCGTGTGCAGTCGCTGGTGGGCGATATGCAGCGACAGCGCCATGAACTCAGCTCCGCTGTGCGGCAACTAACGGAGAACTCGACGCGGTTGTACCAGGAAATTGGCAACAAGGAAATGACAGCcgtcaatggcagcagcagcagcggtggcggcggctccaCCAATGGCAGCCTCAAGAAGCGCAGCAATTCGACCAGCTGGACGGAGACCGATCTGGATGCCAATATGCAGTGGAACGGCAGTCGCCAGAATCTCAACGACTCCACCTTGAATCTCTCCACGCCGCTCTACGTGGACACCAACAGCGCGGCCAAGCTGAGCGATTACAATCGctacaacggcagcagcagcgatgcccTCGAAATGAGCGGCGTGGACAGCGATGGCTTTCTGGACAGCAATCCCTTTGCCAATCTGAGCAATCTCGAGAAGCAGGAGATCAAAACGGTGCGCATTGTGAAGCGGGAGTCGGAGCGCAGGCATCGCGACCGCAGCGAGCGTGGCCTGAGCAGCTCCATACAGAATCTGGATCAagtgctggaggaggagcagtacgcacagcagcagcagcagctggcacagcagcagctgtatggccatggcctggaggagcagctgacCAACGGCCATCACAGCCGCTCCAAGTCGCTGCCAAGGAACTACAGCGAGCCACCAAAGCCGCGCAACAGTCGCCACATGAATGGGGGAGCGACGGGTAAGCAGAATGGACACCACTACAATGGCAGCTACGACTACGACAGGAACAGCAACTACGAGCAtcagccgccgccaccgccagcaccgtcagcagtgccagtgccacagagcaatggacatcatcatcatcagcatcgagagcagcatcagcgggaTCAGCGGGAGCACCTGAATCCCCTGGCCAATGCGTACTttgccaagcagctgcagcagcaggcaaatcCCTCGCGGGACAGCGCGCGTGTGGCGCTACGCACCAAGACCGACTCCTTGCAGAGCCTCAACAAGAGCTTGACAGACATCAGTCCGGAGCCAGTGTTCCAGAGCGTGGCTGCGCGGCAGATCATCAATGAAATGTCCGCTGGTTCGGCATCGGAGGACACCGAGAAGATTGTGGAGaaggtgccgccgccgcacaaGCATCGACGGGCAGTGCCACGCGAGAAGCGGCGCCACTACACGGCGCCCAACAATGTCAACCAGAAGGCCATGGAGAAGGTGCAGGCAGAGAATGATATGAATCGGAAT AACACAAACTGGCGTGCACGCGATGATCTGGACATGGAGGTGGCCCTGCGGCCGCGCATGAATGCGCCCGATGTGGTGCGTTCGGCACTGGGACAGGGCGAGAAGATCTCTGAGAATACCATTGATAACTTGCTGCTGGCGCCCAACAAAATAGTCATACCCGAGCGTTACATACCAGAAACA ACGCCCGAACTATCGCCCGAGGAGAAGAAGCGTCGCCAGGAGAAGGTCGAGTCCATTAAGAAAATGCTGTCCGAGGCGCCACTAAGCAGCAAT gaAAACGAGAGCCTGCCGCCTAGCAAAATCACAGCCGAAAAGAAGCAGCGCGagcatctgctgcagctcaaTCAGATCTTGGCGCAGCAAGTGATGCAAGTCAGCAAGATTGTGGCCG GCAATCCCACTAGTCACAACTAA